The proteins below come from a single Candidatus Didemnitutus sp. genomic window:
- a CDS encoding secretin N-terminal domain-containing protein, translating into MKSLLWLVCAASAAAADNGWLDRPVEQFRLERAPLAPSLRTLARSCDVPVVVDPDVIGEVSVDVRQGTLRQALMALVVPAGYYFEESEGGVVVRRLKTVLYAIDYPQLTRSGTGSASITLGGTGATAVANAPAQAAPANGSSDATQVSISQENQNTFWSGLEAELRAMLKDGDALVLNKFSGVAQVTAPAARQEVVRAFLELVNRRICSQVEIEARLVEVALSDERKLGIDWELAGASLGKIGVQASAPLDVAGVGGSVFGAATFAAKIGLQQTTAVIQALRQQGEVTTVAQPRLRTLNNQTAMIKVGEDRPFFRLQQSTTFQQSGSSNQTQEQFSVSTITIGTILAVTPQIDAAGVITLDVLPAITRLQAIVTSPDGRQTAPVTEVKQASTIVRLRDGETAVIGGLISEEKGITERSVPGLGAAPLIGKAFRSRGSLRRRTELVIFLTPRLVR; encoded by the coding sequence ATGAAATCCCTCCTGTGGTTGGTGTGTGCGGCGAGTGCCGCGGCGGCGGACAACGGCTGGCTCGACCGACCGGTCGAGCAGTTCCGGCTGGAGAGGGCGCCATTGGCGCCCTCGCTGCGAACGCTGGCGCGTTCGTGCGACGTGCCGGTGGTCGTCGATCCGGATGTCATTGGGGAAGTGAGCGTTGATGTCCGGCAAGGCACGCTCCGTCAGGCCCTCATGGCGTTGGTCGTTCCGGCGGGATACTACTTCGAGGAGTCGGAGGGAGGTGTCGTGGTGCGGCGTTTGAAGACGGTCCTCTATGCGATCGACTATCCGCAACTGACCAGGAGCGGCACGGGAAGCGCCTCGATCACGTTGGGTGGAACAGGAGCCACCGCGGTGGCGAACGCACCGGCTCAGGCCGCGCCCGCAAACGGCTCCTCCGACGCCACGCAGGTATCCATCTCGCAGGAGAACCAGAACACCTTCTGGAGCGGACTGGAGGCCGAGTTGCGGGCGATGCTGAAGGACGGCGATGCGCTGGTCCTGAACAAATTCTCGGGGGTGGCGCAGGTCACCGCGCCGGCGGCGAGACAGGAGGTCGTGCGCGCGTTCCTGGAATTGGTGAACCGGCGCATCTGCTCCCAGGTGGAAATCGAGGCGCGTTTGGTGGAGGTGGCGCTGAGCGATGAACGAAAGCTGGGCATCGATTGGGAATTGGCGGGTGCGTCGTTGGGTAAGATCGGTGTACAGGCGAGTGCCCCTTTGGACGTGGCGGGTGTGGGCGGTTCGGTGTTCGGGGCCGCCACGTTTGCCGCGAAAATCGGCCTGCAGCAGACCACCGCGGTCATTCAGGCGCTCCGACAACAGGGAGAGGTCACGACGGTGGCGCAGCCAAGGCTGAGAACGCTCAACAACCAAACCGCGATGATCAAGGTCGGCGAGGACCGACCGTTCTTCCGGCTGCAGCAGTCCACGACTTTTCAGCAGAGCGGAAGTTCGAACCAGACGCAGGAGCAGTTTTCGGTGTCGACGATCACGATCGGCACGATTCTCGCGGTGACGCCGCAAATCGACGCCGCGGGTGTGATCACGCTGGATGTGTTGCCGGCGATCACGCGGCTGCAGGCGATCGTGACGAGTCCGGATGGCAGACAGACCGCACCGGTCACGGAGGTGAAGCAGGCTTCGACCATCGTTCGTTTGCGGGACGGAGAAACGGCCGTCATCGGCGGACTGATCTCGGAAGAGAAGGGAATTACTGAGCGGAGCGTGCCGGGCTTGGGCGCGGCGCCATTGATCGGAAAAGCTTTCCGCAGCCGGGGAAGCCTCAGGCGCCGCACGGAACTGGTCATCTTCCTCACGCCGCGGCTCGTGCGCTGA
- a CDS encoding type II/IV secretion system protein: MQRPLSSPRVAPTVTAAQQWERVLRAAAADGASDIHCEPKEDGVLIRFRVDGETRDHASLGLAERDAFLARGKIFAGMDITEKRLPQDGRAAFEAEGRRLHIRASTLPTVHGESLVFRLLDQTMPNQSLEQLGLTPEEADAVREALRGPAGLHYITGPTGSGKSTTLHATLRVFDAGKRVLHALEDPVEYEVRAIRQTEIRERIGLTFASALRALLRQNPDVILVGETRDAETAQLAIRAALTGHTVLSTLHTNDALSAIPRLRDLGIESFLLAASLRLVAAQRLVRMLCPACRSRHPDNARLRERHQAKDGNFMRAVGCPACRQRGYRGRVAIHEVIPMGRFLSLIAADAPAEELAALRDRLAIPTLRSRGVAAAATGLTTLEEIERVL; the protein is encoded by the coding sequence ATGCAACGTCCCCTTTCCAGTCCGCGAGTCGCGCCGACCGTGACGGCCGCCCAACAATGGGAGCGCGTGCTCCGTGCGGCCGCGGCCGACGGCGCCAGCGATATCCACTGCGAGCCGAAGGAGGACGGCGTGCTGATCCGCTTTCGCGTGGACGGCGAGACGCGCGATCATGCGTCGCTGGGATTGGCGGAGCGCGATGCGTTCCTGGCGCGAGGAAAGATCTTCGCGGGCATGGACATCACCGAGAAGCGGTTGCCGCAGGATGGACGGGCCGCGTTCGAAGCGGAAGGACGGCGGCTGCACATCCGTGCGAGCACACTGCCAACCGTGCATGGCGAAAGTCTCGTGTTCCGCTTGCTCGACCAGACGATGCCCAACCAGTCGCTCGAGCAATTGGGGCTCACGCCGGAGGAGGCAGACGCAGTGCGCGAGGCGCTGCGCGGCCCGGCGGGACTGCATTACATCACCGGGCCGACCGGATCGGGAAAATCGACCACGCTGCATGCGACGTTGCGGGTGTTCGATGCCGGGAAGCGGGTCCTGCATGCGTTGGAAGACCCCGTCGAATACGAGGTGCGGGCTATTCGGCAGACGGAAATCCGAGAGCGGATCGGACTGACCTTCGCTTCGGCGCTGCGCGCGCTTTTGCGGCAGAACCCGGATGTCATCTTGGTCGGAGAGACGCGGGACGCGGAGACGGCGCAGCTGGCGATCCGCGCGGCGCTGACGGGGCACACCGTGCTCTCGACGCTGCACACGAACGATGCGCTGTCGGCTATTCCGCGGCTGCGCGACTTGGGCATCGAAAGTTTCCTGCTGGCGGCCTCGCTGCGGCTGGTGGCGGCTCAGCGATTGGTAAGAATGCTGTGCCCGGCGTGCCGGAGCCGACATCCCGACAACGCACGGCTCCGCGAACGACACCAAGCGAAGGACGGCAACTTCATGCGCGCGGTGGGATGCCCGGCCTGCCGACAGCGCGGGTACCGCGGCCGCGTCGCGATCCATGAGGTGATTCCGATGGGGCGATTCCTGTCGCTGATCGCGGCCGATGCGCCCGCGGAGGAACTCGCGGCACTGCGAGATCGGCTGGCCATCCCCACCCTGCGCTCGCGCGGCGTGGCGGCGGCCGCGACGGGGCTGACGACACTCGAGGAGATCGAGCGCGTACTTTGA
- a CDS encoding prepilin-type N-terminal cleavage/methylation domain-containing protein, which translates to MKNRKLSSTSGYSLLEIVMVLAIVSVLVGLLLPKGFDALRNARVQQVEKTVDTLKTAITDFINLPGGNGSLPRTEGIGVPCSGAALSGATDTVKGNAARLDTVLLAAGKLERPLALRMGSQTYTSAGTGNEIGWNQTTQAFAMTPDAVPARDWSGVTRIEARTGNPALAPSAAQGANFRLDGVTNRSATAIVAYLVIPNAPARDAYELALSMNAPQLAPVEGAACDTGVVAYAAPTNGTTTIYVYLAEI; encoded by the coding sequence ATGAAGAATAGAAAACTCAGTTCAACGTCCGGATATTCCCTCCTCGAGATCGTGATGGTCCTCGCGATCGTCTCCGTGCTCGTCGGCTTGCTGTTGCCGAAAGGCTTCGACGCCCTCCGCAATGCGCGGGTGCAACAGGTCGAGAAGACCGTGGATACGCTCAAGACGGCGATCACGGACTTCATTAATCTGCCGGGAGGTAACGGTAGCCTGCCACGCACTGAGGGAATCGGCGTCCCTTGCAGCGGCGCCGCACTGTCCGGCGCGACCGATACCGTGAAGGGCAACGCCGCACGCTTGGACACCGTGCTGCTTGCAGCGGGAAAGCTGGAGCGACCGCTGGCCCTGCGAATGGGCAGTCAGACGTATACATCAGCGGGTACCGGCAACGAGATCGGATGGAATCAGACGACGCAGGCGTTCGCGATGACTCCCGATGCCGTGCCGGCGCGCGATTGGTCGGGCGTGACCCGAATCGAGGCGAGGACCGGCAACCCGGCGCTCGCGCCGTCGGCGGCTCAAGGTGCGAACTTCCGGTTGGATGGAGTCACCAACCGCAGCGCCACGGCTATCGTGGCGTATCTGGTGATCCCGAACGCACCCGCGCGCGATGCGTATGAATTGGCGCTGTCGATGAATGCACCGCAGCTCGCGCCGGTGGAAGGCGCTGCGTGCGACACCGGCGTCGTTGCCTACGCGGCCCCCACCAACGGAACCACCACGATCTATGTCTATCTCGCCGAAATCTGA
- a CDS encoding TIR domain-containing protein, whose product MARRVFFSFHYERDIFRVSQVRMSGVTKGGYEESGFIDHPDWEKIERAGHAAIKRWIDTQMQGASVLAVLIGAETAGRPWVNYEIERARALSLGLLGVRIHNCRDPRTGNTDYAGANPFDGFRIGEGLWARPLSTIVPIYDWVNDRGYANFGSWVEAAAKAAGR is encoded by the coding sequence ATGGCACGACGCGTGTTCTTCAGCTTCCACTACGAGCGCGATATCTTTCGCGTGAGCCAGGTCCGCATGAGCGGCGTGACGAAGGGCGGTTACGAGGAATCCGGATTCATCGACCATCCCGATTGGGAAAAGATCGAGCGCGCGGGACACGCGGCGATCAAGCGCTGGATCGATACCCAGATGCAGGGAGCCTCGGTCCTTGCGGTGCTGATCGGCGCCGAGACCGCGGGGCGCCCTTGGGTGAACTACGAGATCGAGCGCGCACGGGCGTTGAGCCTCGGACTTTTGGGGGTGCGGATCCACAACTGCAGGGATCCTCGGACGGGGAACACCGACTACGCGGGGGCGAATCCGTTCGATGGCTTCCGCATTGGCGAAGGCCTCTGGGCACGGCCGCTGAGCACCATCGTCCCGATCTACGATTGGGTGAACGACAGGGGCTACGCCAACTTCGGATCGTGGGTCGAGGCCGCAGCGAAGGCGGCGGGACGCTGA
- a CDS encoding toll/interleukin-1 receptor domain-containing protein: MALFTASALRARASLEGYFTEEGRREHAKRVLLNEVRAAASRTSTYDIFLSHASEDAILIKALRDELVDAGFTVYVDWIDDPQLDRSRVTTETAAVLRQRMRQCRCLLFATSQAARQSVWMPWELGYMDALTTARVAIVPIVPEHEADRDFRGQEYLGLYPYIDKTGAALYVHRDRSRYVRFADWLNQRLDPR, translated from the coding sequence ATGGCACTTTTCACGGCATCGGCGCTGCGGGCCCGGGCGTCCTTGGAGGGGTACTTCACCGAGGAGGGGCGGAGGGAGCACGCCAAGCGGGTGCTCCTGAACGAGGTTCGCGCGGCGGCCTCGCGGACAAGCACGTACGACATCTTTCTTTCGCATGCGTCGGAGGATGCGATTCTCATCAAGGCCCTGCGCGACGAACTGGTGGACGCCGGCTTCACCGTTTATGTGGACTGGATCGACGATCCCCAGCTGGATCGCAGCCGGGTCACGACGGAGACGGCCGCGGTGCTGAGGCAGAGGATGCGCCAATGCCGCTGCCTGCTGTTCGCGACGTCCCAGGCAGCGAGGCAATCCGTGTGGATGCCCTGGGAGCTCGGTTACATGGACGCGCTGACGACGGCCCGCGTGGCGATCGTGCCGATCGTGCCGGAGCATGAAGCCGATCGGGATTTCCGGGGCCAGGAATACCTGGGGCTCTACCCGTACATCGACAAGACCGGCGCCGCGCTGTACGTGCATCGCGACCGAAGCCGATATGTCCGGTTCGCCGACTGGCTGAACCAGAGACTGGATCCGCGCTGA